One window of the Fusobacterium animalis 7_1 genome contains the following:
- a CDS encoding MobA/MobL family protein yields MAIFHLSFSNGKVGKGLAHFKYIMGEDRYSYKENEVIYEKHNMPPHVSAEDFWHSADAYERANGRVYKEIRIALPNGFTKKENQDLLNKFLEKELRNNFYYSAVIHDKSSSEDEIRNVHAHIMICPRKIDGIERDIKQFFSRYNSKNIEKGGALKDPYWNKKETLTHFRESWEETLNSALEKKNWRKVSCKSLQQQRKEALEKQDLDLVDCLNREPIQISNYTLKKDKKYYNELDIADWDNYMHNKKVRDLKEELYNLLQKKKEQEIERSNIFKNLKDINSAIRNFNKSDEKFKDIYSIQEDILMLEVEKKHIEQTINKTDEIKDLQKLEAKILSINLLLKNKNDLLNKELEELKAGDLFEKKYKELNKKNFQNDYKRFLETQSEISKLEKGIEENKTKLENSKKITLNILTKGEYSKILREYKNEEQAEMLLKLEKRFSKGNNKNLYIKTKYNLEKKYKELINAKTMELEKKRVLNNILEGKLDFKDKNNLIIETINSLQKDIANINNQIEKRELQIKSLEKVNIQVKIYDEISKGEFSKVTKQFEANEKEIDKLNEQLKNVNTFNFSLKNKIKAEIEKLEKENSNIAIKYEEIKKTITNEKFNSLKEEYLHKIENGIKTYRKEINNLKDKRQHINYTLRKSKDLLFKTSKSNIPSIKNFIENHNRYKANLGEVLRTNINIRWSEDELEKQMRKEMDFSI; encoded by the coding sequence ATGGCAATTTTTCATTTAAGTTTTAGTAATGGCAAAGTAGGAAAAGGTCTTGCTCACTTTAAATATATAATGGGTGAAGATAGATACTCATATAAAGAAAATGAAGTTATCTATGAAAAACATAATATGCCTCCTCACGTATCAGCTGAAGATTTTTGGCATTCAGCCGATGCTTATGAAAGAGCTAATGGAAGAGTATATAAAGAAATAAGGATAGCTCTTCCTAATGGTTTTACTAAAAAAGAAAATCAAGATTTATTAAATAAATTTTTAGAAAAAGAATTAAGAAATAATTTCTATTATTCAGCAGTAATACATGATAAAAGCTCATCAGAAGATGAAATTAGAAATGTTCACGCTCATATAATGATATGTCCTAGAAAAATAGATGGAATAGAAAGAGATATAAAGCAATTTTTTTCAAGATATAATTCTAAAAATATAGAAAAAGGTGGAGCATTAAAAGATCCATATTGGAATAAGAAAGAAACTCTTACACATTTTAGAGAGAGCTGGGAAGAAACTTTAAATAGTGCCTTAGAAAAAAAGAATTGGAGAAAAGTATCTTGTAAAAGTTTACAACAACAAAGAAAAGAGGCACTAGAAAAACAAGATTTAGACTTAGTTGATTGTTTAAATAGAGAGCCTATTCAAATAAGTAATTATACTTTAAAGAAAGATAAAAAATACTATAACGAACTTGATATAGCAGATTGGGATAACTATATGCACAATAAAAAAGTTAGAGATTTAAAAGAAGAATTGTATAACTTACTTCAAAAGAAAAAAGAACAAGAAATAGAAAGAAGTAATATTTTTAAAAATTTAAAAGATATAAATTCAGCTATAAGAAATTTTAATAAATCAGATGAAAAATTTAAAGATATTTATTCTATTCAAGAAGATATTTTAATGTTAGAAGTTGAAAAGAAACATATAGAACAAACTATAAATAAAACAGATGAAATAAAAGATCTACAAAAACTGGAAGCTAAAATTTTATCTATAAATCTTTTATTAAAAAATAAAAATGATTTATTAAATAAAGAATTAGAAGAGCTAAAAGCTGGAGATTTATTTGAAAAGAAATATAAAGAATTAAATAAAAAGAATTTTCAAAATGACTACAAAAGATTTTTAGAAACACAAAGTGAAATATCTAAATTAGAAAAAGGAATAGAAGAAAATAAAACTAAGTTAGAAAACTCTAAGAAAATTACTTTAAATATTTTAACTAAGGGAGAGTATTCTAAAATTCTAAGAGAATATAAAAATGAAGAACAAGCTGAAATGCTTTTAAAGTTAGAAAAAAGATTTTCAAAAGGAAATAATAAGAACCTATATATTAAGACAAAATATAACTTAGAGAAAAAATATAAAGAACTAATAAATGCTAAGACTATGGAATTAGAAAAGAAAAGAGTTTTAAATAATATCTTAGAGGGAAAACTGGATTTTAAAGATAAGAATAACTTAATTATTGAAACAATAAATTCTCTTCAAAAGGATATAGCTAATATCAATAATCAAATAGAAAAAAGAGAGCTTCAAATAAAATCCTTAGAAAAAGTTAATATCCAAGTAAAAATTTATGATGAGATAAGCAAAGGAGAATTTTCTAAAGTAACAAAACAATTTGAAGCTAATGAGAAAGAAATTGATAAATTAAATGAACAACTTAAAAATGTAAATACTTTTAATTTTAGTTTAAAAAATAAGATAAAAGCAGAAATAGAAAAATTAGAAAAAGAAAATTCAAATATTGCAATTAAATATGAGGAAATTAAAAAAACTATAACTAATGAAAAATTTAATTCTTTAAAAGAAGAATACCTACATAAAATTGAAAATGGAATAAAGACATATAGAAAAGAAATTAATAATTTAAAAGATAAAAGACAACATATTAATTATACTTTAAGAAAAAGTAAAGATTTATTATTTAAGACAAGTAAATCTAATATTCCTAGTATAAAGAATTTTATTGAAAATCATAATAGATACAAGGCAAATTTAGGGGAAGTTTTGAGAACTAATATAAATATTAGATGGTCAGAAGATGAATTAGAAAAACAAATGAGAAAAGAAATGGATTTCTCTATATAA
- a CDS encoding DNA-methyltransferase produces MDINKFINTIIEGDTIKNLKRLPDESIDFIFADPPYYMQTEGELLRVDGTKFKGVEDKWDKFKDFKDYDDFTKKWLKECKRVLKKDATIAVIGSFQNIYRVGNIMQDLGYWILNDIIWKKTNPVPNFSGKRFCNSHETILWCSKNKKSKITFNYKTMKYLNNEKQEKSIWEISLCTGNERLKDKNGNKLHSSQKPEKLLYKLLISATKPKDIILDPFFGTGTTGAVAKEIGRNYIGIEKEKVYVEAAEKRIASKNYQRSLITELTLEEKPPKVPVKKLLEKGYLQKNQELYNSLGEKKGIVLEDGNIFDGIETLSIHKMSAKLLNKTNNNGWDYFYIIEKGNLISLNDLRYRYDKEGDYVYSKMGTKSYF; encoded by the coding sequence ATGGATATAAATAAATTTATAAATACAATTATTGAGGGAGATACAATTAAAAATTTAAAAAGACTTCCAGATGAAAGTATAGATTTTATATTTGCAGATCCTCCATACTATATGCAAACAGAGGGAGAGTTATTAAGAGTAGATGGAACAAAATTTAAAGGTGTTGAGGATAAATGGGATAAGTTTAAAGACTTTAAAGATTATGATGACTTTACTAAAAAATGGTTAAAAGAATGTAAAAGAGTTTTAAAAAAAGATGCAACAATTGCTGTAATTGGATCATTTCAAAATATTTATCGTGTTGGAAATATTATGCAGGATTTAGGATACTGGATTTTAAATGATATTATTTGGAAAAAAACAAATCCAGTTCCTAATTTTTCTGGAAAAAGATTTTGTAACTCTCATGAAACAATTCTATGGTGTAGTAAAAATAAGAAAAGTAAAATAACTTTTAATTATAAAACTATGAAATATTTAAATAATGAGAAGCAAGAAAAAAGTATATGGGAAATTTCATTGTGTACAGGTAATGAAAGATTAAAAGATAAAAATGGAAATAAATTACATTCTTCTCAAAAACCTGAGAAATTACTATATAAGTTATTAATTTCAGCAACAAAACCCAAAGATATTATTTTAGATCCATTTTTTGGGACAGGAACAACAGGAGCTGTTGCAAAAGAAATTGGACGAAATTACATTGGTATAGAAAAAGAAAAGGTGTATGTTGAAGCAGCAGAGAAGAGAATAGCTTCAAAAAATTATCAAAGAAGTTTAATAACTGAGCTTACTCTTGAAGAAAAACCTCCAAAAGTTCCAGTAAAAAAACTTTTAGAGAAAGGATATTTACAGAAAAATCAAGAATTATATAACAGCTTAGGAGAAAAGAAAGGAATAGTTTTAGAAGATGGAAATATATTTGATGGAATAGAAACATTATCAATACATAAAATGAGTGCAAAATTATTAAATAAAACAAATAATAATGGTTGGGATTATTTCTATATTATAGAAAAGGGAAATTTAATATCATTAAATGATTTGAGATATAGATATGATAAGGAGGGGGATTATGTATATTCAAAAATGGGAACAAAAAGCTATTTTTAA
- a CDS encoding TnpV protein, with the protein MEEIKYWGRERVRYLEEEKPQLLKELMTTKELIPHLIGIQEEVKKFIEIEKPKMMKSWGITEEHQSLMNNFQSSLKEIIYQEIIQR; encoded by the coding sequence ATGGAAGAAATCAAATATTGGGGGAGAGAAAGAGTCAGATACCTAGAAGAAGAGAAACCACAATTATTGAAAGAGCTAATGACAACCAAAGAGTTGATACCACACTTGATAGGAATACAAGAAGAAGTGAAGAAATTCATAGAGATAGAGAAACCAAAAATGATGAAATCTTGGGGAATAACAGAGGAACACCAATCTTTAATGAACAACTTTCAATCTTCTCTCAAGGAAATAATCTATCAAGAGATAATTCAAAGGTAG
- a CDS encoding helicase-related protein: MESILTAFYTPKVVIDNIYTKLIEFGFKEGRILEPSCAVGNFIGNLPKELASSQVYGIELDSISGNIAKQLYPQSEIQVKGFEETNFSNNFFDIAIGNVPFGNFKILDREYDRYNFLIHDYFFAKTIDKVKSGGIIAFITSSGTLDKKDNSIRKYLGERCELLGAVRLPNSVFKGVAGTEVTSDILFLRKRDKIQELNNEIWYEIAEDKNGLKYNKYFVDNPEMIIGEMKEVNGPFGITLTCSLEDTNFEERLKSALENIKGEFTATLEKEEPKTITLSDENIKNFSYVARNNKIYFKENNKLVLQEFSQKDIRKIEKYIELSQSLRNVIQIQKEDITDERLIKEQEKLNNIYDDFFNRYGSLNSYANSKILREDSTYPLLSATEVLDEQGNFKRKGDIFFKRTIKKPVAIEKVDTPQEALILSISQKGKVDLEYMESLTNMDKSDIINDLKGQIFLDIKLNNENILDIRKDAPDAFRYITKDEYLSGNILNKIKDIKRYEEILFNLPDEYQINLELLNYQKKELEKVMPKPLEASEINIRLGSTWIPPEYIKDFIRETLKTSPYVTYRIEVNYSEYNSEWNIKGKSIDSTNPLSNMTYGTDRVNAYKLIEDSLNLRDTRVFDYVLDEEGKKVAVLNKKETMLAGQKQDLLKEEFKNWIFKEPQRRNDLVKIYNERFNAIRLREYDGSNLTFDGINPEIQLRPHQLNAIARTLYGGNTLLAHVVGAGKTFEMVASAMESKRLGLCNKSLFVVPNHLTEQIGREFMQLYPGANIMVAKKKDFEPNNRKKFIGRIATGEYDAIIIGHSQFEKIPMSKDYQERHLREEINDIIVNIKKLKEENDQKFTVKQLEMTRKKLETKLKKLNDDFKKDNVINFEDLGIDKLYVDEAHSFKNLYLFTKMRNVAGIGQTEALKSSDMFMKCRYMDEITGGKGIVFATGTPVSNSMSELYTMQRYLQFEDLKKLGLHHFDSWASTFGETTAAMELSPEGNGYRIKTRFSKFYNLPELMTQVKQFADIQTADMLNLPTPEVEYKKILTKPTPEQKEILESLSERAELVRDKMVEPTEDNMLKITNDGKKLALDQRLIDEMFPDDPNSKVNACVNNIFEIWEKTKENKSTQLVFSDMSTPKGNGEFNIYDDIKKKLIARGIPEKEIAFIHSAGNEQQKDEMFAKVRSGDIRILLGSTQKMGAGTNVQTKLIALHDLDVPWRPSDLEQRAGRIVRQGNENEKVEVYRYVTESTFDAYLWQTIENKQKFISQVMTSKTPVRVAEDVDESSLSYAEIKALATGNPLIKEKMDLDLEVNRLSMLEANYKSNLYSLEDKILNHFPQKIEEEERVINNMKVDIDRVEIRPDTENKFTSITLNGEKITDKKIAGASLLMAMSSVKTDTPTKIGEYRGFTLYSYYDTFSKVYKGVLEYKGKHFTDFGNDSLGNIQRLDNLLDKIPDRLKDREIKLQEIKENFERAKEEVKRPFEKADILKEKKSRLNELNKLLNIGEKSKTNTWNKRKQELSIAD; encoded by the coding sequence ATGGAGAGTATCTTAACAGCTTTCTATACTCCAAAAGTTGTAATTGATAATATTTACACAAAGCTAATAGAATTTGGCTTTAAAGAGGGAAGAATTCTTGAGCCGAGTTGTGCAGTAGGTAACTTTATAGGAAACTTACCAAAAGAATTAGCCAGTAGTCAAGTGTATGGTATAGAGCTAGATAGTATTAGTGGAAATATTGCAAAACAGTTATATCCTCAAAGTGAGATACAAGTAAAAGGCTTTGAAGAAACCAATTTTAGCAATAATTTCTTTGATATTGCCATTGGAAATGTACCATTTGGAAATTTTAAAATACTTGATAGAGAATATGACAGATATAATTTTCTAATTCATGATTATTTCTTTGCTAAAACTATTGATAAGGTAAAAAGTGGAGGAATAATTGCTTTTATTACTTCATCAGGAACACTTGATAAAAAGGATAATTCTATTAGAAAGTATTTAGGAGAGAGATGTGAGCTTTTAGGTGCAGTAAGACTTCCTAATAGTGTATTCAAAGGTGTAGCAGGAACAGAAGTTACCTCAGATATATTGTTTTTAAGGAAAAGAGATAAAATTCAAGAATTAAATAATGAAATCTGGTATGAGATTGCAGAAGATAAAAATGGGCTAAAATATAATAAATACTTTGTAGATAACCCAGAAATGATTATTGGAGAGATGAAAGAGGTTAATGGTCCTTTTGGAATAACCCTAACTTGTTCTTTAGAAGATACAAACTTTGAAGAAAGATTAAAAAGTGCATTAGAAAATATAAAAGGAGAATTTACAGCAACATTAGAAAAAGAAGAGCCTAAAACAATAACTCTATCTGATGAAAATATTAAAAACTTCTCCTATGTTGCAAGAAATAATAAAATCTATTTTAAAGAAAATAATAAGCTAGTATTGCAGGAATTTTCACAAAAAGATATTAGAAAAATTGAGAAATATATAGAGTTATCACAATCTTTAAGAAATGTTATTCAAATTCAAAAAGAAGATATAACAGATGAAAGACTAATTAAAGAACAAGAAAAATTAAATAATATATATGATGATTTCTTTAATAGATATGGCTCTCTTAATTCTTATGCAAATAGTAAAATACTTCGTGAAGATTCTACCTATCCTCTTTTATCAGCTACTGAGGTTTTAGATGAACAAGGTAATTTTAAAAGAAAAGGAGATATATTTTTCAAAAGAACTATTAAAAAACCAGTAGCTATTGAAAAAGTAGATACTCCACAAGAAGCACTAATTTTAAGTATTTCTCAAAAGGGAAAAGTTGATCTTGAATATATGGAAAGTCTAACAAATATGGATAAATCTGATATTATCAATGATTTAAAAGGTCAGATATTTCTTGATATTAAATTAAATAATGAAAATATATTAGATATTAGAAAAGATGCTCCTGATGCATTTAGATATATTACAAAAGATGAATATCTAAGTGGAAATATTTTAAATAAAATAAAGGATATAAAAAGATATGAAGAAATCTTATTTAACCTACCTGATGAATATCAAATAAATTTAGAACTACTTAATTATCAAAAGAAAGAACTAGAAAAAGTTATGCCAAAGCCATTAGAGGCAAGTGAGATAAATATAAGACTTGGATCAACTTGGATACCTCCTGAATATATTAAGGATTTTATAAGGGAAACTTTAAAAACATCACCTTATGTGACATATAGAATAGAAGTTAATTATTCAGAATATAATTCAGAGTGGAATATAAAGGGAAAAAGTATTGATAGTACAAATCCTCTATCAAATATGACTTATGGAACAGATAGAGTTAATGCCTATAAACTAATTGAAGATAGTTTAAATTTAAGAGATACTAGAGTTTTTGATTATGTTCTTGATGAAGAAGGTAAAAAAGTAGCTGTACTTAATAAGAAAGAAACAATGCTTGCAGGACAAAAACAAGACTTATTAAAAGAAGAATTTAAAAACTGGATATTTAAAGAGCCCCAAAGAAGAAATGATTTAGTTAAAATATATAATGAAAGATTTAATGCTATAAGGCTTAGAGAATATGATGGTTCTAATTTAACTTTTGATGGAATAAATCCTGAAATACAACTAAGACCTCATCAGTTAAATGCTATTGCAAGAACTTTATATGGAGGTAATACACTTCTTGCTCATGTGGTGGGTGCTGGAAAAACCTTTGAAATGGTTGCAAGTGCAATGGAAAGTAAAAGACTAGGATTATGTAATAAATCTCTATTTGTTGTTCCTAATCACCTGACAGAACAAATAGGAAGAGAGTTTATGCAACTATATCCTGGTGCTAATATTATGGTTGCTAAAAAGAAAGACTTTGAGCCTAATAATAGAAAGAAATTTATTGGAAGAATAGCAACAGGAGAATATGATGCAATAATAATAGGACATAGTCAGTTTGAAAAAATACCAATGAGTAAAGATTATCAGGAAAGACATCTTAGAGAAGAGATAAATGATATTATAGTCAATATTAAGAAATTAAAAGAAGAAAATGACCAAAAATTTACTGTAAAGCAATTAGAAATGACTAGAAAGAAATTAGAAACTAAATTAAAAAAACTAAATGATGACTTTAAAAAAGATAATGTTATTAACTTTGAAGATTTAGGTATAGATAAACTCTATGTTGATGAGGCTCATTCATTTAAAAATCTATATCTTTTCACAAAGATGAGAAATGTGGCAGGAATAGGACAAACAGAAGCACTTAAAAGTAGTGATATGTTTATGAAATGTAGATATATGGATGAGATAACAGGAGGTAAAGGAATTGTCTTTGCAACAGGGACACCAGTATCTAATTCAATGTCTGAGCTATATACTATGCAAAGATATTTACAATTTGAAGATTTAAAGAAACTAGGATTACATCATTTTGATAGTTGGGCTTCTACTTTTGGAGAAACAACAGCAGCAATGGAACTATCTCCAGAAGGAAATGGATACAGGATTAAAACGAGATTTTCTAAATTCTATAACCTACCAGAACTTATGACACAGGTAAAACAATTTGCAGATATTCAAACAGCAGATATGCTTAATCTTCCTACACCAGAAGTAGAATACAAAAAAATCTTAACAAAACCTACTCCTGAACAAAAAGAAATTTTGGAAAGTTTAAGTGAAAGAGCTGAATTAGTAAGAGATAAAATGGTAGAGCCAACAGAAGATAATATGCTTAAAATAACAAATGATGGTAAAAAATTAGCCTTAGACCAAAGACTTATAGATGAAATGTTCCCTGATGACCCAAATAGTAAAGTTAATGCCTGTGTAAATAATATTTTTGAAATATGGGAAAAGACAAAAGAAAATAAGTCAACACAATTAGTATTTTCAGATATGTCTACACCAAAGGGAAATGGGGAATTTAATATATATGATGATATTAAGAAAAAATTAATAGCAAGAGGTATTCCTGAAAAAGAAATAGCCTTTATCCATAGTGCAGGGAATGAACAACAAAAAGATGAAATGTTTGCAAAAGTAAGAAGTGGAGATATACGAATTTTACTTGGCTCAACTCAAAAGATGGGAGCTGGAACAAATGTACAAACAAAACTTATTGCTCTTCATGATTTAGATGTTCCCTGGCGACCCTCTGATTTAGAACAGAGGGCTGGAAGAATTGTAAGGCAAGGAAATGAGAATGAAAAAGTTGAAGTATATAGATATGTTACAGAATCAACATTTGATGCATATTTATGGCAAACAATAGAAAACAAACAGAAATTTATATCCCAAGTTATGACATCAAAAACCCCTGTTCGTGTAGCAGAAGATGTGGATGAAAGTTCACTAAGTTATGCAGAGATAAAAGCTCTTGCTACTGGAAATCCTTTGATAAAGGAAAAAATGGATCTTGATTTAGAAGTAAATAGGCTATCTATGTTAGAAGCTAATTACAAAAGTAACTTATATAGCCTAGAAGATAAAATTTTAAATCATTTTCCACAAAAAATAGAAGAAGAGGAAAGAGTAATAAATAATATGAAAGTTGATATTGATAGAGTTGAGATACGACCTGATACAGAGAATAAATTTACTTCTATTACTTTAAATGGTGAAAAGATAACAGATAAGAAGATTGCAGGAGCTAGTCTTTTAATGGCAATGAGTTCTGTAAAAACTGATACTCCAACTAAAATAGGAGAATATAGAGGTTTTACATTATATTCATACTATGATACTTTTTCTAAGGTTTATAAGGGAGTTTTAGAATACAAGGGAAAACACTTTACTGACTTTGGAAATGATTCTTTGGGGAATATACAAAGATTAGATAACTTACTGGATAAAATACCAGATAGATTAAAAGATAGAGAAATAAAACTGCAAGAGATAAAAGAAAACTTTGAAAGAGCAAAAGAAGAAGTAAAAAGACCATTTGAAAAAGCTGATATATTAAAAGAAAAAAAGAGTAGATTAAATGAACTTAATAAGCTACTTAATATTGGGGAAAAATCAAAAACTAATACTTGGAATAAGAGAAAGCAAGAGTTAAGTATAGCTGATTAA
- a CDS encoding conjugal transfer protein TraD, whose product MEQNYDDKIKEVRSSLNKLESKKNKTNPLTRKERAAHLIQKGALLEIAGIDNVDSEILLGYFLWFKDVPEEKLEKLKARGRVEFERRKK is encoded by the coding sequence ATGGAACAAAACTATGATGATAAGATAAAGGAAGTTAGAAGTAGTTTAAATAAGCTGGAAAGTAAAAAGAATAAAACAAATCCTTTAACAAGAAAAGAGAGGGCAGCTCACTTAATACAAAAAGGAGCATTATTGGAAATAGCTGGAATAGATAATGTAGATAGTGAAATACTATTAGGTTATTTCCTATGGTTTAAAGATGTACCAGAAGAAAAATTAGAGAAGTTAAAAGCTAGAGGTAGGGTTGAGTTTGAGAGAAGGAAGAAATAG
- a CDS encoding radical SAM protein, which yields MINIFYDITMNCNLRCKHCYNAKHLKKGIPETIDIEKTFSNLLKLNPDIITIQGGEPLLVSNLENLILKLRNMGVQVYITTNATLLTPNRIVSLLKSKVNGIFFSIESADSLTNDLIRGNGIFEKVYENIKYFSLAYKNLYMKKLVQRTKLSLSVTLTSLNIKTSEDVEKIFKLAISLDIFNISFLFMVNGGNATQIEKNESSLDIFLAEKIAEISIKFPKIKVVLGCKKILFDYLKLKYGDNLNISGVKGKCPAGEKLGYVNEKLEFYPCGCINIFDEKHSFILSNKIQLERENGEIKMFFCKLDEFKKNMKKNQNKLCSSCQYKEECIPVCPFDNAILGKVFNPESCLELKRKISSLKKCNI from the coding sequence ATGATTAATATTTTTTATGATATTACAATGAATTGTAATTTAAGATGCAAGCATTGTTACAATGCTAAACACCTAAAAAAAGGAATCCCTGAAACTATTGATATTGAAAAAACTTTTTCTAATCTTTTAAAGTTAAATCCAGATATAATAACCATTCAGGGAGGAGAACCTTTATTAGTTAGTAATTTAGAGAATTTGATATTAAAACTTAGAAATATGGGAGTACAAGTTTATATCACAACAAATGCAACTTTATTAACCCCTAATAGGATAGTTAGCTTATTGAAAAGCAAAGTGAATGGAATATTTTTTAGTATAGAAAGTGCAGATTCACTTACAAATGATTTAATTAGAGGGAATGGTATTTTTGAAAAAGTATATGAAAATATTAAATATTTCTCCTTGGCATATAAAAACCTTTATATGAAAAAATTAGTTCAAAGAACAAAATTATCTTTATCAGTTACATTAACCTCATTAAATATAAAAACCTCTGAAGATGTTGAAAAGATTTTTAAATTAGCAATTTCATTAGATATATTTAATATAAGTTTTCTTTTTATGGTTAATGGAGGAAATGCAACCCAGATAGAAAAAAATGAAAGCTCATTAGATATATTTTTGGCAGAAAAGATAGCAGAAATATCTATTAAATTTCCTAAAATTAAAGTGGTTTTAGGATGTAAAAAAATACTCTTTGACTACTTAAAGTTGAAATATGGAGATAATTTAAATATTAGCGGGGTAAAAGGAAAATGTCCAGCAGGAGAAAAATTAGGTTATGTTAATGAGAAACTTGAATTTTATCCTTGTGGATGTATTAATATTTTTGATGAAAAACATAGTTTTATTCTCTCAAATAAAATTCAACTAGAAAGAGAAAATGGAGAGATAAAGATGTTTTTTTGTAAGTTAGATGAATTTAAAAAAAATATGAAAAAAAATCAAAATAAACTATGTTCAAGTTGTCAATATAAAGAAGAATGTATTCCTGTTTGTCCATTTGATAATGCAATTCTTGGGAAAGTTTTTAATCCAGAAAGTTGTTTAGAATTAAAAAGAAAAATATCATCGTTGAAAAAATGTAATATATAG
- a CDS encoding radical SAM protein — MNILTLMLTDSCNCQCVYCYQRVLKSNSVGNWKINQIEKLKDILLNIDAIHFFGGEPLLEEEFIINLDKYINDLFKKKKLFQKPIYIFSSNLTYLSKKFKKFLIKLKKEEHAFKFIISIDGKKEIHDINRKISENLSSYELILENNKFLQENNIELDSIVSVYNKKHLENNCSILQTVFDITKNFPNTKFVQFNYEECISGLSIEKNLFFKTQLSAIEEVFQMIVNKETRVIHYKHFLRKFLNDIYFSLCHIQLKDYMCLNKKNKIAIFPNGDVYTCVDEYYLKVPPFKNINISSDKKAELILKGSNCSSCKYDVICHICPIKQDEYQEECERKKEFFRIFEKNLKEIFSNVKTTYFFKKYLDISAITLKELYLYFREI, encoded by the coding sequence ATGAATATTCTTACTTTGATGCTTACAGATTCTTGCAATTGCCAATGCGTATACTGTTATCAACGAGTATTAAAATCAAATTCTGTAGGAAATTGGAAAATTAATCAAATAGAAAAATTAAAAGATATACTACTAAATATAGATGCTATACATTTTTTTGGTGGAGAGCCATTGTTAGAGGAAGAATTCATTATTAATTTAGATAAATATATAAATGATTTATTTAAAAAGAAAAAACTTTTCCAGAAACCTATTTATATTTTTTCATCTAACTTAACATACCTTTCTAAAAAGTTTAAAAAATTTTTGATTAAATTAAAAAAAGAAGAGCATGCCTTTAAATTTATAATTAGCATTGATGGAAAAAAAGAAATTCATGATATTAATAGAAAAATTTCAGAAAATTTATCAAGTTATGAATTAATTTTAGAAAATAATAAATTTTTACAAGAAAATAATATAGAGTTAGACAGCATTGTTTCAGTATATAATAAGAAACATCTAGAAAACAATTGTTCTATACTACAGACTGTTTTTGATATCACGAAAAATTTTCCAAATACAAAATTTGTCCAATTTAATTATGAAGAATGTATTTCTGGTTTATCTATTGAAAAAAATTTATTTTTTAAAACTCAATTATCAGCAATAGAAGAAGTTTTTCAGATGATTGTAAATAAAGAAACCAGAGTTATTCATTATAAACATTTTTTAAGAAAATTTTTGAATGATATTTATTTTTCATTATGCCATATTCAGTTGAAAGATTATATGTGTCTGAATAAAAAGAATAAAATAGCAATATTTCCAAATGGAGATGTTTATACATGTGTGGATGAATATTATCTAAAGGTTCCTCCATTTAAAAATATAAATATCTCATCTGATAAAAAAGCTGAGCTAATTTTAAAAGGAAGCAATTGTTCTTCTTGTAAGTATGATGTAATTTGTCATATTTGCCCAATAAAACAAGATGAATATCAAGAAGAATGTGAAAGAAAAAAGGAATTTTTTAGAATTTTTGAAAAAAATTTAAAAGAAATTTTTTCTAATGTTAAAACTACCTATTTCTTTAAAAAATATTTAGACATTTCAGCAATAACTTTAAAGGAATTATATTTATATTTTCGAGAGATTTAG